A genomic segment from Gorilla gorilla gorilla isolate KB3781 chromosome 3, NHGRI_mGorGor1-v2.1_pri, whole genome shotgun sequence encodes:
- the CABS1 gene encoding calcium-binding and spermatid-specific protein 1 produces MAEDGLPKIYSHPPTESSKTPTAATIYFGADNAIPKSETTITSEGDHVTSVNEYMLESDFSTTTDNKLTAKKEKFKLEDDMGTDFIKSTTHLQKEITSLTGTTNSITRDSITENFMPVKIGNISSPVTTVSLIDFSTDIAKEDILLATIDTGVAEISITSEVSGTLKDSSAGVADAPAFPREKDEADMNNYNSSIKSNVPADEAVQVTDSIIPEAEIPPAPEESFTTIPDITALEEEKITEIDLSVLEDDTSAVATLTDSDEKFITVFELTTSAEKDKDKREDTLLTDEESTEGASIWMERDTANEAETHSVLLTAVESRYDFVVPASIATNLVEESSTEEDLSETDNTETVPKITEPFSGTTSVLDTPDYKEDTSTTETDIFELLKEEPDEFMI; encoded by the coding sequence ATGGCTGAAGATGGTTTGCCCAAAATTTACTCTCATCCTCCAACAGAAAGCAGTAAAACACCAACTGCAGCAACCATTTACTTTGGGGCTGACAATGCTATTCCCAAATCAGAAACAACTATTACTTCAGAAGGAGACCACGTCACTTCAGTAAATGAATATATGCTAGAAAGCGATTTTTCAACAACTACAGACAACAAACTGACagctaaaaaggaaaaattcaaattAGAAGATGATATGGGGACCGACTTTATTAAGTCAACAACTCACCTACAGAAAGAAATTACCTCTCTGACTGGCACTACAAACTCCATAACAAGAGACTCTATTACCGAAAATTTCATGCCAGTGAAAATTGGGAATATTTCATCACCGGTTACTACTGTTTCTTTAATAGATTTTTCCACTGACATAGCAAAAGAAGATATCCTCTTAGCTACCATTGACACAGGAGTTGCAGAGATCTCAATAACATCTGAAGTCTCTGGCACACTAAAGGACAGCAGTGCTGGTGTTGCTGACGCTCCTGCCTTTCCACGTGAAAAGGATGAAGCTGATATGAACAATTATAATTCCTCCATCAAATCCAATGTCCCTGCTGATGAGGCTGTCCAGGTCACTGATTCCATTATTCCTGAGGCTGAAATCCCTCCTGCTCCTGAAGAAAGCTTCACTACTATTCCAGACATAACTGCCcttgaagaagagaaaataaccGAAATTGACCTAAGTGTTTTAGAAGATGACACCAGTGCTGTGGCTACATTAACTGACTCTGATGAGAAGTTTATCACTGTGTTTGAACTCACTACCTCTGctgaaaaagacaaagataaacGGGAAGATACTCTGCTAACTGATGAAGAATCTACCGAGGGAGCCAGTATTTGGATGGAGAGAGATACTGCAAATGAAGCAGAGACCCATTCTGTTTTGCTTACTGCTGTTGAATCCAGATATGACTTCGTTGTCCCTGCATCAATAGCTACAAACCTAGTGGAAGAATCATCTACAGAAGAAGATTTGTCTGAAACTGATAATACAGAGACTGTACCTAAGATCACTGAGCCATTTTCTGGAACTACCTCTGTGTTAGATACCCCAGACTATAAGGAAGACACCTCCACAACTGAAACGGATATCTTTGAACTACTGAAAGAAGAACCCGATGAGTTCATGATTTGA